A section of the Mycolicibacterium anyangense genome encodes:
- a CDS encoding succinate dehydrogenase iron-sulfur subunit codes for MTIAPDLKEPALPPIPDGAVMVTLKIARFNPEDPDSAGFQSFRVPCLPSDRLLNLLIYVKSYLDGTLTFRRSCAHGVCGSDAMKINGVNRLACKVLMRDLLPKNNKPLTITIEPIRGLPVEKDLVVNMEPFFDAYRAVKPYLITSGNAPTRERIQSPTDRARYDDTTKCILCACCTTSCPVFWNEGSYAGPAAIVNAHRFIFDSRDEGAAERLEILNDVDGVWRCRTTFNCTDACPRGIEVTKAIQEVKRALMFAR; via the coding sequence ATGACGATCGCACCGGATCTCAAAGAGCCTGCGCTGCCCCCGATCCCGGACGGCGCGGTGATGGTGACACTGAAGATCGCCCGTTTCAATCCTGAGGACCCGGACAGCGCCGGCTTCCAGAGCTTCCGGGTGCCGTGCCTGCCCAGCGACCGGCTGCTGAACCTGCTGATCTACGTGAAGAGCTACCTGGACGGGACGCTGACCTTCCGCCGGTCCTGCGCGCACGGGGTGTGCGGGTCGGACGCGATGAAGATCAACGGTGTCAACCGGTTGGCCTGCAAGGTGCTGATGCGCGACCTGCTGCCCAAGAACAACAAGCCGCTCACCATCACCATCGAGCCGATCCGCGGGCTTCCCGTGGAGAAGGACTTGGTGGTGAACATGGAGCCGTTCTTCGACGCCTACCGCGCGGTCAAGCCGTACCTGATCACGTCGGGCAATGCGCCGACCCGCGAGCGCATCCAGAGTCCGACCGATCGCGCCCGCTACGACGACACGACCAAGTGCATCCTTTGCGCCTGCTGCACCACGAGTTGCCCGGTGTTCTGGAACGAGGGTTCCTACGCCGGCCCGGCCGCGATCGTCAACGCACACCGGTTCATCTTCGACAGCCGCGACGAGGGTGCCGCCGAGCGACTGGAGATCCTCAACGACGTCGACGGTGTGTGGCGTTGCCGCACCACGTTCAACTGCACCGACGCCTGCCCGCGCGGTATCGAGGTCACCAAGGCGATCCAGGAGGTCAAGCGCGCGCTCATGTTCGCGCGCTGA
- the sdhA gene encoding succinate dehydrogenase flavoprotein subunit, which yields MIVEHRYDVVIVGAGGAGMRAAVEAGPRARTAVLTKLYPTRSHTGAAQGGMCAALANVEEDNWEWHTFDTVKGGDYLADQDAVEIMCKEAIDAVYDLEKMGMPFNRTPEGRIDQRRFGGHTRDHGKAPVRRACYAADRTGHMILQTLYQNCVKHDVEFFNEFYALDIALTQTPNGPVATGVIAYELATGDIHVFHAKAIVFATGGSGRMYKTTSNAHTLTGDGLGIIFRKGLPLEDMEFHQFHPTGLAGLGILISEAVRGEGGRLLNGEGERFMERYAPTIVDLAPRDIVARSMVLEVLEGRGAGPHKDYVYIDVRHLGEDVLEAKLPDITEFARTYLGVDPVTELVPVYPTCHYVMGGIPTNVNGQVLRDNTNVVPGLYAAGECACVSVHGANRLGTNSLLDINVFGRRAGIAAANYALAHDFVDLPDTPADMVVGWVGNILSEHGNERVADIRTELQQSMDNNAAVFRTEETLKQALTDIHALKERYGRITVHDKGKRYNSDLLEAIELGFLLELAEVTVVGALNRKESRGGHAREDYPNRDDTNYMRHTMAYKEGSELLSDIRLDYKPVVQTRYEPMERKY from the coding sequence ATGATTGTCGAACACCGCTACGACGTCGTCATCGTCGGAGCTGGCGGCGCCGGAATGCGGGCGGCCGTCGAGGCCGGACCGCGGGCACGCACCGCCGTGTTGACCAAGCTCTACCCCACCCGCAGCCACACCGGCGCTGCCCAGGGCGGCATGTGTGCCGCACTGGCCAATGTCGAAGAGGACAACTGGGAGTGGCACACCTTCGACACCGTCAAGGGCGGCGACTACCTCGCCGACCAGGATGCGGTCGAGATCATGTGCAAAGAGGCCATCGACGCGGTCTATGACCTGGAGAAGATGGGGATGCCGTTCAACCGCACCCCGGAGGGCCGTATCGACCAGCGCCGGTTCGGCGGTCACACCCGCGACCACGGCAAGGCGCCCGTGCGCCGCGCCTGCTACGCCGCCGACCGCACCGGACACATGATCCTGCAGACGCTGTACCAAAACTGCGTCAAGCACGACGTGGAGTTCTTCAACGAGTTCTACGCGCTCGACATCGCGTTGACCCAGACCCCGAACGGCCCCGTCGCCACCGGTGTCATCGCCTACGAGCTGGCCACCGGTGACATCCACGTCTTCCATGCCAAGGCGATCGTGTTCGCCACCGGCGGTTCCGGCCGGATGTACAAGACCACCTCGAACGCCCACACGCTGACCGGTGACGGTCTGGGCATCATCTTCCGCAAGGGACTTCCCCTGGAGGACATGGAGTTCCACCAGTTCCACCCGACGGGATTGGCCGGTCTCGGCATTCTCATCTCCGAGGCCGTGCGCGGTGAGGGCGGCCGGCTGCTCAACGGCGAGGGTGAACGCTTCATGGAGCGCTATGCCCCGACCATCGTCGACCTGGCGCCGCGCGACATCGTTGCGCGGTCGATGGTTCTCGAGGTGCTCGAGGGTCGCGGCGCCGGACCGCACAAGGACTACGTCTACATCGACGTGCGGCACCTCGGCGAGGACGTGCTGGAGGCCAAACTCCCCGACATCACCGAATTCGCCCGCACCTACCTCGGTGTGGACCCGGTGACCGAGCTGGTTCCGGTCTACCCCACCTGCCACTACGTGATGGGCGGCATTCCGACCAACGTCAACGGTCAGGTGCTGCGCGACAACACCAACGTGGTTCCCGGCCTCTACGCGGCCGGTGAATGCGCGTGTGTGTCGGTGCACGGCGCCAACCGGTTGGGCACCAACTCGCTGCTGGACATCAACGTCTTCGGCCGTCGTGCCGGTATCGCGGCCGCCAATTACGCACTGGCCCACGATTTCGTCGATCTGCCCGACACCCCCGCCGACATGGTGGTCGGCTGGGTGGGCAACATCCTCTCCGAGCACGGCAACGAGCGGGTCGCCGACATCCGTACCGAGCTGCAGCAGTCGATGGACAACAACGCCGCGGTGTTCCGCACCGAGGAGACCCTCAAGCAGGCGCTCACCGACATCCATGCGCTCAAGGAGCGCTACGGCCGAATCACGGTGCACGACAAGGGCAAGCGCTACAACAGCGACCTGCTGGAAGCCATCGAACTCGGCTTCCTGCTGGAGCTGGCGGAGGTCACCGTGGTCGGCGCGCTCAACCGCAAGGAGTCCCGCGGCGGGCACGCCCGCGAGGACTACCCCAACCGTGACGACACCAACTACATGCGGCACACCATGGCCTACAAGGAAGGCTCGGAGCTGCTCAGCGATATCCGGCTGGACTACAAGCCCGTGGTGCAGACCCGTTACGAGCCGATGGAGCGGAAGTACTGA
- a CDS encoding thymidine phosphorylase, with product MTQFTFDARGPVSRRYDAPTVIRTKRDGGRLSDAAIDWVIDGYTHGRVADEQMSALLMAIFLRGMDRAEIARWTSAMIASGVRLDFGDLRRDGKPLPTVDKHSTGGVGDKITIPLVPVIAACGAAVPQAAGRGLGHTGGTLDKLESIPGFTAELSNAQVRQQLSEIGAAIFAAGELAPADRKIYALRDVTATTESLPLIASSVMSKKLAEGADSLVLDVKVGRGAFLKTEAESRDLAATMVELGRAHGVPTRALLTDMNLPLGRTVGNALEVAESLEVLAGGGPADVVELTVRLAAEMLDLAGIDGCDPAQTLQDGTAMDRFRALVSAQGGDPQASLPIGAHSETVTAPAGGTMGDIDAMAVGLAVWRLGAGRASQGERVQFGAGIRIHRRPGEPVAAGEPLFTLYTDTPDRIPGAMAELDGGWSLSPVCPPARPLIIDRIV from the coding sequence GTGACCCAGTTCACATTCGATGCGCGCGGCCCAGTGTCGCGTCGCTACGACGCTCCGACGGTCATCCGGACCAAGCGCGACGGCGGCCGGCTCTCCGATGCCGCGATCGACTGGGTGATCGACGGCTACACCCACGGGCGGGTGGCCGACGAGCAGATGTCGGCGCTGCTGATGGCGATCTTCCTGCGCGGGATGGATCGGGCGGAGATCGCCCGCTGGACATCGGCGATGATCGCCTCTGGTGTGCGGCTGGACTTCGGTGATCTGCGCCGCGACGGCAAGCCGCTGCCGACGGTCGACAAGCACTCCACCGGTGGTGTCGGCGACAAGATCACCATCCCGCTGGTTCCGGTGATCGCGGCGTGCGGGGCGGCCGTCCCGCAGGCTGCCGGTCGTGGCCTTGGCCACACCGGCGGCACCCTGGACAAGCTGGAGTCCATCCCCGGATTCACCGCCGAGCTCTCCAATGCCCAAGTACGCCAACAGCTGTCCGAGATCGGTGCAGCCATCTTTGCCGCCGGTGAGCTGGCACCGGCCGACCGGAAGATCTACGCCCTGCGCGACGTCACCGCCACCACCGAGTCGCTGCCGCTGATCGCCAGTTCGGTGATGAGCAAGAAGCTGGCCGAGGGCGCCGATTCCCTGGTGCTCGACGTCAAGGTCGGTCGGGGCGCGTTCTTGAAGACCGAAGCCGAGTCCCGCGACCTCGCGGCCACCATGGTGGAACTCGGCCGCGCCCACGGGGTGCCGACCCGTGCGCTGCTGACCGACATGAACCTTCCGCTGGGTCGCACCGTCGGCAATGCGCTGGAGGTTGCCGAGTCGCTGGAGGTGCTGGCCGGCGGTGGCCCGGCCGACGTGGTGGAGCTGACGGTCCGGCTCGCTGCCGAGATGCTCGACCTGGCCGGTATCGACGGCTGCGACCCGGCGCAGACCCTGCAGGACGGCACCGCAATGGACCGCTTCCGGGCCTTGGTGTCGGCTCAGGGTGGTGACCCGCAGGCGTCGCTGCCGATCGGCGCCCACTCCGAGACCGTGACCGCACCCGCTGGCGGCACAATGGGGGATATCGACGCCATGGCGGTGGGGCTAGCAGTGTGGCGGCTCGGCGCAGGCCGGGCCAGCCAGGGTGAACGCGTGCAGTTCGGTGCCGGCATCCGCATCCACCGTCGCCCGGGTGAGCCCGTCGCCGCCGGTGAGCCGCTGTTCACGCTCTACACCGACACCCCAGACCGGATCCCGGGTGCGATGGCCGAACTCGACGGCGGTTGGAGCCTCAGCCCCGTCTGCCCGCCGGCCCGCCCTCTCATCATCGATCGGATTGTCTGA
- the sdhC gene encoding succinate dehydrogenase, cytochrome b556 subunit — protein sequence MSTASTVPAPRENTARRRRTLYRGDPGMWSWVLHRITGATIFFFLFVHVLDTALVRVSPQAYNEVVETYKTPIIGLMEIGLVAALLYHALNGVRIILVDFWWKGPRYQRQMLWAVAGVWLLVMVPSLVIIGMHMAERFL from the coding sequence ATGAGTACCGCGTCGACCGTGCCTGCCCCTCGCGAGAACACCGCGCGGCGGCGGCGCACCCTCTACCGTGGCGACCCCGGAATGTGGTCGTGGGTGTTGCACCGGATCACCGGTGCCACCATTTTCTTCTTTCTCTTCGTTCACGTGCTGGATACCGCCCTAGTGCGGGTCAGTCCGCAGGCGTACAACGAGGTCGTCGAGACCTACAAGACGCCGATCATCGGTCTGATGGAGATCGGCCTGGTGGCCGCACTCCTCTACCACGCACTCAACGGCGTCCGGATCATCCTGGTCGACTTCTGGTGGAAGGGCCCCCGCTACCAGCGCCAGATGTTGTGGGCGGTCGCGGGTGTCTGGCTGCTGGTGATGGTGCCGTCGCTGGTGATCATCGGCATGCACATGGCGGAGCGGTTCCTGTGA
- a CDS encoding cytidine deaminase has protein sequence MTIDIDWKALRHKAIAVCKHAYAPYSEFPVGAAALVDDGRVVVGCNVENVSYGVGLCAECAVVCALISEGGGRLVAVAVVDATGTALMPCGRCRQLLAEHGGPQLLVDHADGPKALGDLLPEAFGPADLERVRREKS, from the coding sequence GTGACGATAGATATCGACTGGAAAGCCTTGCGGCATAAGGCAATTGCTGTGTGCAAGCATGCCTATGCACCCTATTCCGAGTTCCCCGTCGGGGCGGCCGCGCTGGTCGACGATGGACGGGTCGTTGTGGGCTGCAATGTGGAAAATGTCTCATATGGCGTAGGTCTCTGTGCCGAGTGCGCGGTGGTCTGTGCCCTGATTTCCGAGGGTGGGGGGCGGTTGGTGGCCGTCGCGGTGGTCGACGCGACCGGGACCGCGCTGATGCCCTGCGGCCGGTGCCGGCAGCTTCTTGCCGAGCATGGCGGCCCGCAATTGCTCGTCGACCATGCCGACGGTCCCAAGGCGCTTGGCGATCTTCTGCCCGAGGCCTTCGGGCCCGCTGATCTCGAGCGTGTCCGCCGGGAAAAGTCGTGA
- a CDS encoding succinate dehydrogenase hydrophobic membrane anchor subunit: MSAPENRLGPPAPILERSHDRPASLDNPRAPRRRGGMPNFEKYAWLFMRFSGVVLIFLALGHLFIGLMWDGGVYRIDFNYVAQRWASPFWQTWDLLLLWLAQLHGGNGMRTIISDYARKDSTRFWLNSLLVVSMLIVLVVGTYVLLTFNPNIS, translated from the coding sequence GTGAGCGCGCCGGAGAACCGGCTCGGTCCGCCGGCACCCATCCTGGAGCGCAGCCACGATCGGCCCGCAAGCCTGGACAACCCGCGCGCCCCGCGCCGCCGCGGCGGCATGCCGAACTTCGAGAAGTACGCATGGCTGTTCATGCGCTTCTCCGGGGTGGTGCTGATCTTCCTGGCGCTCGGTCACCTGTTCATCGGGCTGATGTGGGACGGCGGGGTCTACCGCATCGACTTCAACTACGTCGCACAGCGCTGGGCGTCGCCCTTCTGGCAGACCTGGGACCTGCTGCTGTTGTGGCTAGCCCAGCTGCACGGCGGCAACGGGATGCGCACGATCATCTCCGACTACGCCCGCAAGGACTCCACCAGGTTCTGGCTGAACTCCCTGCTGGTCGTGTCGATGCTCATCGTTCTGGTGGTGGGCACCTACGTGCTGTTGACCTTCAATCCGAACATCTCCTAA
- a CDS encoding adenosine deaminase has protein sequence MTTPLTLDMIGQAPKALLHDHLDGGLRPSTVLDIARQVGYDDLPATDEAALATFFRTAAHSGSLVRYLEPFAHTVAVMQTPEALHRVAFECVEDLAADNVVYAEVRFAPELHIDGGLSLDDVVDAVLAGFADGEKAAAAQGHPIVVRCLVTAMRHAARSREIAELAIRFRDKGVVGFDIAGAEAGYPPTRHLDAFEYMRANNARFTIHAGEAFGLPSIQEALAFCGADRLGHGVRIVDDIDVRPDGTAVLGPLAAILRDKRIPLEMCPSSNVQTGAVDSIADHPFDLLARLRFRVTVNTDNRLMSDTTMSQEMFRLVEAFGYGWADLERFTINAMKSAFLHFDERLAIIDEVIKPRYAVLIG, from the coding sequence ATGACCACACCGCTGACACTGGACATGATCGGGCAGGCCCCCAAGGCCCTGCTCCACGACCACCTCGACGGCGGGCTGCGGCCGTCGACCGTTCTCGACATCGCCCGCCAGGTCGGCTACGACGATCTGCCCGCCACCGACGAGGCGGCCCTGGCCACCTTCTTCCGCACCGCGGCGCACAGCGGGTCGCTGGTGCGCTACCTCGAACCGTTCGCCCATACCGTCGCCGTCATGCAGACGCCGGAGGCGCTGCACCGGGTGGCCTTCGAGTGCGTGGAGGATCTGGCCGCCGACAACGTGGTCTACGCCGAGGTGCGGTTCGCCCCGGAACTGCACATCGACGGCGGACTGTCACTCGACGACGTCGTCGATGCGGTGCTGGCCGGGTTCGCCGACGGTGAGAAGGCCGCCGCCGCGCAGGGCCATCCGATCGTGGTGCGCTGTCTGGTGACCGCGATGCGCCATGCCGCGCGGTCTCGGGAGATCGCCGAACTGGCCATCCGGTTCCGCGACAAGGGAGTGGTGGGCTTCGACATCGCCGGTGCCGAGGCCGGCTACCCGCCCACCCGGCACCTCGACGCCTTCGAGTACATGCGAGCCAACAATGCGCGCTTCACTATTCACGCCGGTGAAGCCTTCGGACTGCCGTCCATCCAGGAGGCGCTGGCCTTCTGCGGTGCCGATCGGCTGGGCCACGGCGTTCGCATCGTCGATGACATCGACGTCCGGCCGGACGGCACTGCGGTGCTGGGTCCGTTGGCCGCGATCCTGCGCGACAAGCGGATTCCCCTGGAGATGTGCCCGAGTTCCAACGTGCAGACCGGAGCGGTGGACAGCATCGCCGACCACCCCTTCGACCTGCTGGCCCGGCTTCGCTTCCGGGTCACCGTCAACACCGACAACCGGCTGATGAGCGACACCACCATGAGCCAGGAGATGTTCCGCCTCGTCGAGGCCTTCGGCTACGGGTGGGCGGACCTGGAGCGGTTCACGATCAACGCGATGAAGTCGGCCTTCCTGCACTTCGACGAACGCCTGGCCATCATCGACGAGGTGATCAAGCCCCGCTACGCGGTCCTCATCGGCTAG